DNA sequence from the Vicingaceae bacterium genome:
TAGCACAAAATGGTTATGATTTGGTAAAAAATCAATATAATTGGCAAACTAAATTGGAAAAACTCATAAATATCATCGAACATGGAAGAAGTTAAACAATTGATTGAACAGGCCTGGAACGAACGTGAGTTAATTAAAGAAAAAACATACAAAGAAGCCGTTGAATTTGCATTACAACAATTGGATAACGGACAATGGCGCATTGCTCAACCTTCGGAAAATGGTTGGCAAGTGAACGAATGGTTGAAAAAGGCCGTCTTATTGTATTTTTCTATTGCAGAAATGAAAACTTATGAGGTGGGTCCGATGGAGTTTTATGATAAGATACCATTGAAAAAGAATTATCAAAAATTGGGTGTAAGGGCCGTGCCGCACGCCATCTGCCGCTATGGTGCTTATTTAGCTCCCGGAACAATTTTAATGCCTTCTTATGTCAATATTGGTGCTTATGTTGACAGTGGCACCATGGTAGATACTTGGGCAACAGTGGGTAGTTGTGCTCAAATAGGGAAAAATGTTCACTTGAGTGGCGGTGTGGGTATAGGTGGTGTTTTAGAGCCCCCGCAAGCTTCTCCCGTGATCATCGAAGATGGTTGCTTCATAGGTTCTCGTTGTATAGTAGTGGAAGGCGTTCATATAAAACGGGAAGCCGTATTGGGTGCAAATGTCGTCATTACACAATCGACCAAAATAATTGATGTGAGCGGTCCCGAACCGGTTGAATATAAAGGTGTTGTCCCCGAACGTTCGGTGGTTATTCCGGGTTCCTATACCAAAAAATTTCCTGCAGGAGAATATAACGTGAGTTGTGCTTTGATAATCGGTAAACGAAAGGCCTCCACCGATCTGAAAACCTCTCTCAATGATGCGCTGAGAGAATTCAATGTGGCTGTGTGACGGGATACCCTCGTAGCTTTGAAGGATCTATACAGAAATATGAGGATTTCACATTGTTAGTTCTCTAATAACTAAAAGAAACCACTATTGTCCCATATAAATCAAAAGTAATAAGATACTATCCCAAAAAGTGTGTAAAGTTGAACATTTCTAAATTTGAAATTTAAACATTAAAAAACAAAAACAATGAAAAATTTCAATTTTACACAAGAGCAAGTTACAAAAATTTTAGAAGAAATTGCTCAGAAAAAGGATGGTTTTCAAGAAGTTTTAAAAATCAGCTTTGAGGCGATCATGCGGGCTGAACGCGAGCTTCACAACCGGAAAGAAGGAGATATGAGCAATGGGTATCGCTATCGCAAGACCTTTGGAAAAGGAAAACTACCGGAACTAAGAGTGCCGCGCAGTCGCCGAGGGAATTTCTTTCCTATACTTTTGGCATTGTTGCGTAACCGGGAAGAGGAAGCCCGCAAACTTGCATTTAACTTGTATGGTGCCGGTCTGACGACAGCACAGGTTGGGGAGATATTTGGGGACATTTATGGAAAGCAATATAGTCCAAGTCAAATCAGCCGGTTGTTTGAGTATGCCCGGTCGGAAGTTCAGGCGTGGTTAACCCGGCCATTGGAATCCTATTACCCCATCATTCTGATAGATGCAACCTTTATACACACCCGAAGAGTGGATCACGTAAGCAAAGAGGCCTATTATACGATATTAGGTGTTCGAAAAGATCGCTCACGGGAGGTATTGGCCATTGTCAATTTCCCTACTGAAAGTGCTAAGGCATGGGAGGATGTTTTTG
Encoded proteins:
- the dapD gene encoding 2,3,4,5-tetrahydropyridine-2,6-dicarboxylate N-succinyltransferase, which produces MEEVKQLIEQAWNERELIKEKTYKEAVEFALQQLDNGQWRIAQPSENGWQVNEWLKKAVLLYFSIAEMKTYEVGPMEFYDKIPLKKNYQKLGVRAVPHAICRYGAYLAPGTILMPSYVNIGAYVDSGTMVDTWATVGSCAQIGKNVHLSGGVGIGGVLEPPQASPVIIEDGCFIGSRCIVVEGVHIKREAVLGANVVITQSTKIIDVSGPEPVEYKGVVPERSVVIPGSYTKKFPAGEYNVSCALIIGKRKASTDLKTSLNDALREFNVAV
- a CDS encoding hypothetical protein (possible pseudo, frameshifted); the encoded protein is MKNFNFTQEQVTKILEEIAQKKDGFQEVLKISFEAIMRAERELHNRKEGDMSNGYRYRKTFGKGKLPELRVPRSRRGNFFPILLALLRNREEEARKLAFNLYGAGLTTAQVGEIFGDIYGKQYSPSQISRLFEYARSEVQAWLTRPLESYYPIILIDATFIHTRRVDHVSKEAYYTILGVRKDRSREVLAIVNFPTESAKAWEDVFDELKKRGLQQVGLVISDGLKAIEDAIWKKFPSTQIQLCSIHLQRNVQKRVKPKDKVRVAEDLKDVFRTGDRHDRSVKGWERWMKFCQKWGRCYPSLQRMAEDQRYKLYFWIMITASIA